From Candidatus Manganitrophus morganii, the proteins below share one genomic window:
- a CDS encoding PilZ domain-containing protein, giving the protein MFFSKNNPVDYRRYPRIPLSARIHYTHQGYQQWNEALVRSVSTHGMGIYTEKRMQKGDQILIALSLLTDDRESLHESILGEVTWAGTGDDKKRYTAGIFFGEIEEKHPKLYAYLKRLEAAVVAIP; this is encoded by the coding sequence ATGTTTTTTTCAAAAAATAATCCGGTCGATTATCGGCGATATCCCCGCATTCCGTTGTCCGCTCGAATTCATTACACCCACCAAGGATACCAGCAGTGGAATGAGGCGCTGGTCCGGTCGGTCTCCACGCATGGGATGGGGATCTATACTGAGAAGCGGATGCAAAAGGGAGATCAGATCCTCATTGCACTCTCTTTGCTGACCGACGATAGGGAATCGCTTCATGAATCGATTCTGGGGGAAGTGACCTGGGCTGGAACCGGAGATGATAAGAAACGCTACACCGCAGGGATTTTTTTCGGAGAGATCGAAGAGAAACACCCCAAATTATACGCCTACCTAAAACGCCTGGAAGCCGCCGTCGTCGCCATCCCCTGA
- a CDS encoding trypsin-like peptidase domain-containing protein has product MIYKLIGLAVMVSILALPKSGFSQTEGIVPSRINSAVYEVIVPKPPDDTLTYEKELPLDFLPFVIRNDKYYSIGTAFAINGTEFITAAHVLNLGVKSQFKEAFVRDNQGKVFAVDRMIKFSSRRDFAVFTVKDKSPSEYFDLNPNAHINEKVYAVGNALGEGIVIRDGLYTSNTPEEVEGAWSWIRFSAAASPGNSGGPLLDSNGKVIGVITRKSPNENLNMALPIAEVRKADGSSAEIYQKSSYQLDVFDSIKTGTLDTQIKLPMPYGDFRNAYIRIQSEFNAKLLKELLSENQADLFPNGRGSKKLLYKNALSDFPQLIMKRPDGHWDAAPPEKVDRADLGNKGSITLGRIRNSIFLKIQKPENLSLADFYADSKVFIDLVLKGMPWYRFVGPERVRILSFGKAEDESVHIDSYGRKWMVKTWPIPYIDQQVVTFSLPVPGGAVTMLRVGQTGETFDGHIPDLKVLADFVYVSFDGTFKKWREYLEMKEVIPPLFDTIALTANQDAFEYQSKRLKLSCSSDIIKLTDQSMLTLGFSYYRSGNATVWDVSKLFLNENNFKHNGFAVTRNMRADEDLDEIDLNRWQRLLEGEKPYDMKTYLIKDNTAISAVYKNISPVKTSTAASVLYDVTHVQSGIIDQGEMESALHKMIKNLTVLENE; this is encoded by the coding sequence TTGATTTATAAACTGATCGGGCTGGCCGTCATGGTATCCATCCTTGCGCTTCCCAAGAGCGGGTTCTCCCAAACGGAAGGAATCGTCCCAAGCCGCATCAACAGCGCCGTTTACGAAGTGATCGTGCCGAAGCCGCCGGACGACACGTTGACCTATGAAAAAGAGCTGCCGCTCGACTTTCTCCCCTTCGTCATCCGGAACGACAAATATTATTCGATCGGAACCGCGTTTGCGATCAACGGCACCGAATTTATTACCGCGGCCCATGTGCTGAATCTGGGGGTCAAAAGCCAATTTAAAGAGGCCTTCGTGCGGGACAATCAGGGAAAGGTCTTTGCCGTCGATCGGATGATCAAATTTTCCAGCCGGCGCGATTTTGCCGTCTTTACGGTGAAGGACAAATCGCCGTCGGAATATTTTGATCTTAATCCAAACGCGCATATCAACGAAAAGGTTTATGCCGTCGGAAACGCACTGGGAGAAGGGATCGTGATCAGGGACGGTCTCTACACCTCCAATACGCCGGAAGAGGTCGAAGGGGCTTGGAGCTGGATCCGATTCTCCGCCGCCGCCTCTCCGGGAAACAGCGGCGGCCCGCTTCTCGACTCAAATGGAAAAGTGATCGGCGTGATCACCCGAAAATCGCCGAACGAAAATCTGAATATGGCCTTGCCGATCGCCGAGGTCCGGAAAGCCGACGGCAGCTCGGCGGAGATTTACCAAAAGAGCTCCTATCAATTGGACGTTTTCGATTCGATCAAAACCGGAACGCTCGACACCCAAATAAAATTGCCGATGCCGTATGGCGATTTCAGAAATGCATATATCCGCATCCAAAGTGAATTCAACGCCAAGCTGTTGAAAGAGCTCTTGTCCGAAAATCAAGCCGATCTTTTCCCGAACGGCCGCGGCTCGAAAAAGTTGCTCTACAAAAACGCCCTCTCCGACTTCCCTCAGCTCATCATGAAACGCCCGGACGGCCATTGGGACGCGGCCCCGCCCGAAAAGGTCGATCGCGCCGATCTGGGAAACAAGGGCTCGATTACGCTGGGCCGGATACGAAATTCGATCTTTTTAAAAATTCAAAAGCCGGAGAATCTTTCCCTGGCCGATTTTTACGCCGATTCAAAAGTATTCATCGATTTGGTCTTGAAGGGGATGCCGTGGTACCGGTTCGTCGGCCCGGAGCGGGTGAGAATCCTCTCGTTCGGAAAGGCGGAGGATGAATCTGTTCATATCGACTCTTATGGCCGGAAGTGGATGGTCAAAACGTGGCCGATTCCCTACATTGATCAGCAGGTCGTGACCTTCTCCTTGCCGGTGCCCGGCGGCGCCGTCACGATGCTGAGGGTGGGCCAAACCGGAGAGACGTTCGACGGCCACATTCCCGACTTGAAGGTCCTTGCCGATTTCGTCTACGTTTCCTTTGACGGCACCTTCAAAAAATGGCGCGAGTATCTTGAAATGAAAGAGGTGATTCCCCCTTTGTTCGACACGATCGCGCTGACGGCGAATCAGGATGCGTTCGAGTATCAGTCGAAACGACTGAAGCTCTCATGCAGCTCCGACATCATCAAGCTGACCGATCAGAGCATGCTGACCCTCGGATTCAGTTATTACCGAAGCGGGAATGCAACCGTCTGGGATGTCTCGAAATTATTTCTCAACGAAAATAACTTCAAGCATAATGGCTTCGCCGTCACACGGAATATGCGGGCCGATGAAGATCTCGACGAGATCGATTTGAATCGGTGGCAGCGGCTCTTGGAGGGAGAAAAGCCGTACGACATGAAAACTTATCTAATAAAAGACAATACGGCGATCAGCGCCGTCTACAAAAACATCTCACCCGTGAAGACCAGCACCGCGGCTTCCGTTTTATACGATGTCACCCATGTTCAATCGGGAATCATCGACCAGGGTGAAATGGAATCGGCCCTCCACAAAATGATCAAAAACCTCACGGTCCTCGAAAACGAGTAG
- a CDS encoding EAL domain-containing protein yields the protein MIEQLLDPAYYAYSLFSVPTFLLAVALLFLGTFVWVHERGTRVSFSFFIMALAAGIWLFAFSGMYAATDKKVALLWAKGAYLGVPFIPSAVYFFAVTVLRITERRKIIVWIVSFLSFVFSFFALATDLLISDLHYYPWGYYPKYGALGLSFLAFFFGTMALSLYEFSAEFKKTRPGTHKLRVKAFMVGFGIASLGSIDYFAKYGVPIYPFGYLPIFVFFIIAVQTIRRYRLVDITPAFVADQIIATMADSLIVCDAEGKIRLVNPTACSILGYSRTELLGKPMASFLAAARAHRFGEALQGTTIRDEEAEFHAKGGRRVDVSISVSHLRDRDQSAQGVVIIGRDIRERKRIEEELNFLAKFPAENPNPVLRISKEGMILYANRVAHALLKLWDWKSGEPSPPFFRTEVSKVYRAGVNRELEVTVGSAIWSLMFNPVPEAGYVNVYGTEITERKRAEERLKHMVHYDALTNLPNRLLLTDRLNQALSRSRRHHQFVVVLFLDLDRFKVINDTLGHHYGDFLLKGVADRLVACVRSVDTVSRLGGDEFVVILDDISDTEMIPRMTQKILDAFSKPFNVHSVELFMTPSIGVSIYPNDGETAEELLKNADAAMYRAKEQGKNNCRFYSSEMHLNVMERLELETSLHHALERNEFVLYYQPVIDLREGRVVGMEALIRWEKPHSGMISPGKFIPLTEETGLIIPIAEWVLRTACAQNRSWQEAGLPPVKIAVNLSGRQFQQKDLLETITRTLEETGLSPDFLELELTESILMQKGDATIATLRGLNAMGVRISIDDFGTGYSSLSYLKRFPIDKLKIDQSFVSSVMADYNDAVIAKTVVTMAHGLGLKAIAEGVETAEQLAFLHSVGCDEAQGYFFSRPLPAEEAMKLLTEKFHC from the coding sequence ATGATCGAGCAATTGTTGGACCCGGCCTATTACGCGTACAGTCTGTTTTCCGTTCCGACCTTTCTCTTGGCCGTGGCGTTGCTCTTCCTCGGAACGTTCGTCTGGGTGCATGAGCGGGGAACGCGGGTCAGTTTTTCTTTTTTTATCATGGCGCTGGCCGCCGGCATCTGGCTCTTCGCCTTTTCGGGAATGTACGCCGCGACCGATAAAAAGGTCGCCTTGCTTTGGGCGAAAGGGGCCTATCTGGGGGTCCCTTTTATCCCCTCCGCCGTCTATTTTTTCGCCGTGACCGTTCTGCGCATCACGGAGCGCAGGAAAATCATCGTCTGGATCGTTTCATTTCTTTCTTTCGTCTTTTCTTTTTTTGCGCTCGCCACCGACCTGTTGATTTCCGACCTTCATTATTATCCCTGGGGATACTATCCGAAATATGGGGCGTTGGGTCTTTCCTTTTTGGCCTTTTTCTTCGGAACGATGGCCCTCAGCCTCTATGAGTTTTCAGCCGAGTTCAAAAAGACGAGGCCGGGAACACACAAGCTTCGCGTGAAGGCGTTCATGGTCGGGTTCGGCATCGCCTCGCTCGGTTCCATCGATTACTTCGCGAAGTACGGCGTTCCGATTTATCCTTTCGGATACCTTCCGATCTTTGTCTTCTTCATTATCGCGGTCCAAACGATCCGGCGTTATCGGTTGGTCGACATCACCCCCGCTTTTGTGGCGGATCAGATTATCGCAACCATGGCCGACTCCCTCATCGTTTGCGACGCCGAGGGGAAGATCCGGCTGGTCAATCCGACCGCTTGCTCGATCTTAGGCTACAGCAGAACAGAGCTTCTCGGAAAGCCGATGGCCTCTTTTTTGGCCGCCGCCAGAGCGCATCGGTTCGGGGAGGCGCTGCAGGGGACGACCATTCGAGACGAGGAAGCGGAATTCCATGCAAAAGGGGGCCGGCGGGTCGATGTCAGCATTTCCGTCTCCCATTTGCGCGACCGGGACCAGAGCGCCCAGGGGGTCGTCATCATCGGCCGGGATATCCGCGAGCGAAAAAGAATCGAGGAGGAGCTTAATTTTTTGGCGAAATTCCCGGCGGAGAATCCGAATCCGGTGCTTCGCATCTCAAAAGAGGGGATGATTCTTTATGCGAACCGCGTGGCGCACGCCTTGCTCAAACTGTGGGATTGGAAATCGGGCGAGCCTTCTCCTCCTTTTTTTCGGACGGAGGTGTCGAAGGTTTATCGGGCGGGTGTGAATCGGGAGTTGGAAGTCACGGTCGGAAGCGCCATCTGGTCTTTGATGTTTAACCCGGTGCCGGAGGCGGGATATGTCAACGTCTATGGAACGGAGATCACGGAACGAAAACGGGCCGAAGAGCGACTGAAGCATATGGTGCATTATGACGCGTTGACGAACCTTCCGAACCGGCTTTTATTGACCGATCGTTTGAATCAGGCGCTGAGCCGATCGCGCCGGCATCATCAATTCGTCGTCGTGTTGTTTCTCGACCTGGACCGTTTCAAGGTGATCAACGACACGTTGGGACATCATTACGGCGACTTCCTGCTCAAGGGGGTCGCCGACCGACTCGTCGCTTGTGTGCGCAGTGTCGATACCGTTTCGCGTTTAGGGGGAGATGAGTTCGTGGTGATTTTGGATGACATCTCCGATACGGAGATGATTCCGAGAATGACCCAAAAGATCTTGGACGCCTTCTCCAAACCGTTTAATGTCCATTCCGTCGAGCTGTTCATGACCCCGAGCATCGGCGTGAGCATTTATCCGAATGACGGCGAGACCGCTGAAGAATTGCTCAAAAACGCCGACGCCGCCATGTACCGGGCCAAAGAGCAGGGAAAGAATAATTGCCGTTTTTATTCTTCCGAGATGCATCTGAATGTGATGGAGCGCTTGGAGCTGGAAACGAGCCTCCACCATGCGTTGGAGCGGAACGAATTTGTCTTGTATTATCAGCCGGTCATCGATCTCCGGGAGGGCCGGGTCGTCGGAATGGAGGCGTTGATCCGCTGGGAGAAGCCTCATTCCGGAATGATCTCCCCGGGGAAGTTTATCCCTTTGACGGAAGAGACGGGGTTGATCATCCCGATCGCCGAATGGGTCTTGCGGACCGCCTGCGCCCAAAACAGGTCATGGCAGGAGGCCGGATTGCCCCCGGTGAAGATCGCTGTGAATCTTTCGGGCCGCCAGTTTCAGCAAAAAGATCTGTTGGAAACGATCACCCGGACCCTTGAAGAAACCGGTTTAAGCCCCGACTTTCTGGAGCTGGAGTTGACGGAGAGCATCTTGATGCAAAAAGGGGATGCGACGATTGCGACCTTGCGGGGATTGAATGCGATGGGGGTGCGGATTTCGATCGATGATTTCGGGACCGGCTACTCCTCGCTCAGTTACCTGAAGCGCTTTCCGATCGACAAGTTGAAAATCGATCAGTCCTTTGTCTCGTCGGTGATGGCCGATTACAACGACGCCGTCATCGCCAAAACGGTGGTGACGATGGCGCACGGTCTCGGCTTGAAAGCGATTGCCGAGGGGGTGGAAACGGCGGAGCAACTGGCGTTCCTGCATTCCGTCGGATGTGATGAAGCGCAGGGATATTTCTTCAGCCGGCCTTTGCCGGCCGAAGAAGCGATGAAATTATTGACCGAAAAATTTCACTGTTAA
- a CDS encoding Fic family protein: MDENSENKDKVKFKDISLTLYKPSFDSELTSIIIELEKLRVKKLGGPVPPYIFFQLKEIFQILESLGSARIEGNNTTLAEFIEKVIENSPRETRDEKLREIYNIDRAIGFIEKNVDEQTTIDRALISEVHKIIVDGLTPPPNGEGSRYPGILRPINVTVQKSSLIPPDHTRVPDYFQELLSFTNQKIDSKYDLLITALSHHRMAWIHPFDNGNGRLIRMFTYALLIKQGFKVKDGRILNPTAIFCMDRNKYYDMLALADTGKEENILQWCTYVLQGLLKEIEKIDRLLNLDYMTNEILLPVLSHALDRRHITARECEVLRAVVKNKGMIIKSADLKSIIGGSAIQRSRVIKKLREKNMLLPLEEKGRKYTIGFVNNYLLRGISHILEEKSFIPEFLTKSK, translated from the coding sequence ATGGATGAAAATTCTGAAAATAAAGATAAAGTCAAATTTAAAGATATTTCCCTTACTCTTTATAAGCCTTCTTTCGACTCAGAACTGACGAGTATTATTATTGAACTCGAAAAACTGAGAGTTAAGAAACTTGGTGGCCCTGTACCCCCATATATATTTTTTCAGCTGAAGGAAATATTTCAGATCCTGGAGAGCCTAGGTTCAGCACGCATTGAAGGCAACAACACAACTCTAGCAGAATTTATTGAAAAAGTTATTGAGAATAGCCCGAGAGAAACCCGAGATGAGAAATTACGTGAAATTTATAATATTGATCGTGCAATCGGCTTTATAGAGAAGAATGTTGATGAACAGACTACAATAGATCGCGCCCTTATTTCTGAGGTTCACAAAATTATAGTTGATGGGCTGACTCCGCCACCTAACGGGGAAGGATCACGTTACCCAGGTATTCTAAGACCTATAAACGTAACTGTTCAAAAATCATCACTGATACCACCAGATCATACCCGTGTTCCTGATTATTTTCAGGAACTCTTAAGTTTCACAAATCAGAAAATTGATTCAAAATACGATCTACTTATTACTGCACTTTCTCATCACAGAATGGCATGGATTCACCCATTTGATAACGGAAATGGCAGATTAATTAGAATGTTTACATATGCACTTCTAATCAAGCAAGGATTTAAAGTGAAAGACGGGAGAATTTTAAATCCTACAGCGATATTTTGCATGGATCGTAATAAGTATTACGACATGTTAGCTCTTGCTGATACAGGAAAAGAGGAAAATATACTCCAATGGTGTACATATGTTCTTCAGGGATTATTGAAAGAAATTGAAAAAATAGACAGATTATTAAATCTAGACTATATGACTAACGAAATACTTTTACCTGTGTTATCTCATGCTCTAGATCGAAGACATATAACAGCTAGAGAATGTGAAGTCCTTAGAGCTGTAGTTAAAAACAAGGGTATGATAATAAAATCTGCCGATTTAAAATCAATTATTGGTGGTTCTGCAATACAGAGATCACGTGTTATTAAAAAATTAAGAGAAAAAAATATGCTCTTACCATTAGAAGAAAAGGGCAGGAAATACACAATTGGATTTGTAAATAATTACCTGTTAAGAGGCATTTCACATATTCTTGAGGAAAAGAGTTTCATTCCTGAGTTCTTAACTAAATCGAAATAA
- a CDS encoding GAF domain-containing protein produces the protein MSQWAVSWILPQPGEEKRVTMAKSAGLLYFFSTAVVWTTIHLFPQSDQSVPLVLDLICLVSAVTGCFFLILDWRRLSIRAFYFTTVLTLFYIAGFVFFSGGAASPYAFLYFLVIFWSSFFLSRKENLTVMIGAFLFTLLPFSYDPAAFSSNTMTLEGIYSFFYFPIGWIINFLSNQKEEAYQKEKATSLERARFASHLETLQQISSRLTAESEIDRLLQLILFEGLRLLDFEVAGLLLWRQGEEAFVLRAVANLPPSLIGQKFRRGEGLVGRVAEEKTILLVHDDPSLNSPIAEIASLQLKTYIGIPIFWKGEVIGAFNMATSQPNKTVTDADRKLGEMLAQQAAVAIENTRLFQQSVEQARRQALLYKVVSAVSSNLPPQEILHRLAQIAAEAVHGTFSVLLLKQGEEIIPKGAYQVPPVQIPFFTEAFKIATVQEESPGITAIRERRVVTIPQLQSERTIPLPLREEATRFGFLSLVAVPLLFQEESSGALVVYSGEAGAFPPHEIEILSAIASEAATAVHYLKWLEERDRHLARTEALREIAQEIGAQSNWLAVLELVAQRGCSLMEMEKGGIVLQNRDGASYVMQVAVGPSSPEAGKRVVPDEMIGPILREKKNITIEDHPDFFEALPLFRGRSIQSAIGTPILVKEEAVGVLFFLTAQRGRSLSSEDGKTIEILARYTAIAIENERLHAETAALHERFALLTKEISLSRNLDQVFFHIAEGLKRHVSYSRLSIGFRDESLKEIQLFRIEQQNRIGTARWSQEQSAIDWVLAHQRPLIRPDLGASQIYAEDRFLFQEGIRSYAILPIVLKGVVIATLNLKSDRPGAYSDTLIESLLPFANHLAPFIENARLFQELTHKKREAEEASRLKTEFLSNVSHELRTPLNAIIGYTHLLQDEIYGPLRDRQQEPLSSVRRNAASLLSLINNLLDLSKIEAGKVEVNLEEFGLEELLQEVFENVKPLLHDKAVEVHWRLARPLSPLWSDPQRVRQIFLNLFSNAIKFTDHGSITISAANQSMPSGIVLSVEDTGIGMREEDLPTIFDPFRQVDGSLTRSAEGTGLGLTIVKKALNLIEGTIEVESAFEKGSRFTVFLPDLASKKDQNPQSRPRPGRIATQ, from the coding sequence ATGAGCCAATGGGCAGTCAGCTGGATCTTGCCTCAACCCGGCGAGGAAAAGCGGGTCACCATGGCCAAGTCGGCCGGTCTCCTCTATTTCTTTTCGACGGCTGTCGTCTGGACGACGATCCACCTTTTCCCCCAGTCGGATCAGAGCGTTCCCCTGGTTCTCGATCTGATCTGTCTGGTCTCCGCCGTCACCGGGTGTTTCTTCCTGATACTCGATTGGAGACGTCTCTCCATCCGCGCTTTTTATTTCACCACGGTGTTGACCCTCTTTTATATTGCCGGATTTGTTTTTTTTAGCGGCGGGGCCGCCAGCCCCTATGCTTTCTTATATTTTCTCGTGATCTTCTGGTCCTCTTTCTTTCTCTCCCGGAAAGAGAATCTCACCGTCATGATCGGCGCTTTCCTCTTTACACTGCTCCCCTTTTCTTATGATCCGGCCGCATTCTCCTCGAACACCATGACCCTGGAGGGGATTTATTCCTTCTTCTATTTCCCGATCGGATGGATCATCAACTTCCTCTCCAACCAAAAGGAGGAGGCCTATCAAAAAGAAAAGGCAACCTCCCTGGAGCGGGCGCGGTTCGCCTCCCATCTCGAAACGCTCCAGCAGATCAGCAGCCGTCTGACGGCCGAATCGGAGATCGATCGGCTTCTTCAGCTGATTCTCTTCGAGGGGCTGCGGCTCCTTGATTTCGAAGTGGCCGGGTTGTTGCTTTGGCGGCAGGGAGAGGAGGCCTTTGTCCTCCGGGCCGTCGCAAACCTTCCTCCGTCCCTCATCGGACAGAAATTTCGAAGAGGAGAAGGACTTGTCGGCCGCGTGGCCGAAGAAAAGACGATTCTCCTGGTTCATGATGATCCCTCCTTGAACAGTCCGATTGCGGAGATCGCCTCCCTCCAGTTGAAAACGTATATCGGAATCCCGATCTTTTGGAAAGGAGAGGTGATCGGCGCGTTTAATATGGCGACCTCTCAGCCGAACAAAACGGTCACCGACGCCGACCGGAAGCTCGGCGAAATGCTGGCGCAGCAGGCCGCGGTTGCGATCGAAAACACCCGGCTGTTCCAGCAATCGGTCGAGCAGGCGCGGCGGCAGGCGCTCCTCTATAAAGTGGTGAGCGCCGTTTCCTCCAACCTTCCCCCCCAGGAAATTCTCCATCGATTGGCCCAGATCGCGGCGGAGGCGGTGCATGGGACCTTCTCCGTCCTACTATTAAAACAGGGGGAGGAAATCATTCCGAAGGGAGCCTACCAGGTTCCGCCCGTCCAGATCCCCTTCTTCACCGAGGCATTTAAAATCGCCACGGTCCAGGAGGAAAGCCCCGGCATCACGGCGATTCGCGAGCGGCGGGTGGTCACGATTCCCCAGCTTCAATCGGAGCGGACGATCCCCCTCCCGCTGCGGGAAGAGGCGACCCGTTTCGGCTTTCTCTCTCTCGTGGCCGTCCCACTCCTCTTCCAGGAGGAGAGCAGCGGCGCCCTGGTGGTCTATTCCGGCGAGGCCGGCGCTTTCCCGCCGCACGAAATTGAGATCCTCTCCGCGATCGCTTCGGAAGCGGCCACCGCCGTCCACTATCTGAAATGGCTCGAAGAGCGCGACCGCCACCTGGCCCGAACCGAGGCGCTTCGGGAAATCGCCCAGGAGATCGGCGCTCAATCGAACTGGCTTGCGGTGCTCGAATTGGTGGCTCAACGGGGATGTTCTCTGATGGAGATGGAAAAAGGAGGGATCGTTCTGCAGAACCGCGACGGCGCTTCGTACGTCATGCAGGTCGCCGTCGGCCCCTCCTCCCCGGAGGCCGGCAAGCGGGTCGTGCCAGATGAGATGATCGGCCCGATCCTCCGGGAGAAGAAAAACATCACGATCGAAGATCACCCCGACTTCTTCGAAGCCCTCCCCCTTTTCCGCGGAAGGTCCATTCAATCGGCGATTGGAACGCCGATCCTGGTCAAAGAGGAAGCGGTCGGCGTCCTCTTTTTCCTCACGGCCCAACGGGGAAGAAGCCTGAGCAGCGAGGATGGAAAAACCATCGAAATTCTCGCGCGTTATACCGCCATCGCCATCGAAAACGAGCGGCTTCACGCCGAGACGGCGGCGCTTCACGAGCGCTTCGCCCTCCTGACCAAAGAGATCAGCCTTAGCCGGAATCTCGATCAAGTCTTTTTCCACATCGCCGAAGGGCTCAAACGCCATGTTTCCTATAGCCGGCTCAGTATCGGCTTTCGCGACGAGTCGTTAAAGGAGATCCAGCTCTTCCGGATCGAGCAACAGAATCGGATCGGGACGGCCCGCTGGTCTCAAGAACAGTCGGCGATTGACTGGGTTCTCGCGCACCAACGGCCGCTGATCCGCCCCGATCTCGGCGCCTCCCAAATTTATGCCGAGGATCGCTTTCTCTTTCAGGAGGGAATCCGTTCTTACGCCATCCTTCCGATTGTGTTGAAGGGGGTGGTGATCGCCACGCTCAATCTCAAGAGCGACCGGCCCGGCGCCTACTCCGACACCCTGATCGAGTCGCTCCTCCCCTTTGCGAACCACCTCGCTCCCTTTATCGAGAACGCCCGGCTTTTTCAGGAGCTCACCCACAAAAAAAGGGAAGCGGAAGAGGCAAGCCGTCTGAAGACCGAGTTCCTCTCGAACGTGTCGCACGAGCTTCGGACCCCGTTGAACGCCATCATCGGTTATACCCACCTGCTCCAGGATGAAATCTACGGCCCCCTGCGGGACCGCCAGCAGGAACCGTTGAGCAGTGTCCGGCGGAACGCCGCTTCGCTTTTATCGCTGATCAACAATCTGCTCGATCTCTCGAAGATCGAGGCGGGGAAGGTCGAAGTGAACCTGGAGGAATTCGGTCTGGAGGAGCTCTTGCAGGAGGTCTTCGAAAACGTCAAACCGCTCCTTCACGACAAGGCGGTCGAGGTTCACTGGCGTCTGGCCCGGCCGCTCTCTCCCCTTTGGAGCGATCCGCAGCGGGTCCGTCAGATCTTTCTGAATCTCTTCTCCAATGCCATTAAATTTACCGACCACGGATCGATCACCATCTCCGCGGCGAACCAATCGATGCCGAGTGGGATCGTCCTTTCGGTCGAAGATACCGGAATCGGGATGCGGGAGGAGGATCTTCCCACGATCTTCGACCCCTTCCGGCAGGTGGACGGCTCCCTCACCCGGTCGGCCGAAGGAACCGGTCTTGGCCTGACGATCGTGAAGAAGGCGCTGAATCTGATCGAGGGAACAATCGAAGTCGAAAGCGCGTTCGAGAAAGGCTCTCGTTTCACCGTTTTCCTCCCCGACCTCGCATCAAAAAAGGATCAAAATCCTCAAAGCCGGCCTCGGCCCGGCCGGATCGCCACACAGTAA